The sequence below is a genomic window from Vibrio mangrovi.
TCAACAGAAGCAGCAAACGCGATTATGGGCAGAGTAGAAGTGCTGTTACCACAACTCTCACCGGAAGATATTATTCATATTTCAGAGGAGGCATTGAGAGAAGCCGGGCTTTCCCGACGTAAGGTGGAATACACCAAAGGGCTGGCAGAAGCAATCATCGACCGCAAGATCTGTCTGGAATCATTCTCCCGGCAAAGCGACGAAGAAGTTATTCACCATATGACACAACTGCGGGGTTTTGGTCGCTGGAGTGCTGAAATCTATCTGATGTTCTCGCTGGGTCGGTTAGATATTTTCCCTGCCGATGATCTGGCAATCCGAATCGCTTTAGGTAAATTAAAAGGTCTGGAGGAAAAACCGACCCCGGCACAGGCAAGGGCAATGGTCGCCCATTGGGCTCCGTACCGGAGCATCGGTTCTTTATTCCTCT
It includes:
- a CDS encoding DNA-3-methyladenine glycosylase family protein, with protein sequence MSQQIRQHHISEGMSALAQLDPHVQQALTQVGEPLSRHRPPGFRTLVATIVSQQISTEAANAIMGRVEVLLPQLSPEDIIHISEEALREAGLSRRKVEYTKGLAEAIIDRKICLESFSRQSDEEVIHHMTQLRGFGRWSAEIYLMFSLGRLDIFPADDLAIRIALGKLKGLEEKPTPAQARAMVAHWAPYRSIGSLFLWHYYRGAPDV